A DNA window from Actinomadura luzonensis contains the following coding sequences:
- a CDS encoding spherulation-specific family 4 protein, which produces MLNPRWRALLGATLLAAPLLAATPAQAADAVLDQQVAVPAYFLPGNTPDYWNQLNTMTGKPGVVVANVANGPGNLAKPAYTSALSAAHAAGMKVIGYVDTGYFGTTGLAANRTRLGSPAVEDWRAQIQSDINKWYEFYGSSIDGIFFDQAQNACGPATGSETWVSLYREATAYVKAYHPGATTIANPGVSPAACYQDAADILVTFEGSYSSYQNRQAPYLPSAWEATADPKRIWHLVYDVPDAAAMATVIATSKADNAGYVYVTDDKLDNPWDTLPSYLSSQVTAAKGSGGAAPAKPATPAASLVKATSARLSWASAAYPGVVGYDVYQGSVKIGGTANLTPSATAFDVGGLTAATAYSFTVKARDRAGNVSAASTALAVTTAAASASAPTVPGKPVASNVGPTSVKLTWTASADSDSGDSVAFYDVFRNGVRELSLPGGLTSVNLGGLALNTSYGFTVRARDTTGRASAQTAATTITTTDPVPVTGAAAAMDENNATYQAQFNLPYSGHHVFIDTDADYQTGWSVNTIGAEYMIENNALFQKTGDPGQWTWTAVPGVTPLVSDAGGLYKWSVPSWLLTGAGLTHKIVFHGTDGDRNDYAANVLTVTAPSTPVAPIAGAVAAVSADSATYTAKFNLPYTTYHVFIDTDANYQTGWSVNTIGAEYMIENNLLFKKTGASADWAWSQVAGVSPLVSSTDGLYKWSVPLSQLTGTGNVQKIVFHATDGTRNDYAPSVISLTTS; this is translated from the coding sequence ATGCTCAACCCCCGCTGGCGCGCGCTGCTCGGCGCCACGCTCTTGGCCGCCCCGCTGCTGGCCGCCACCCCGGCCCAGGCCGCGGACGCGGTCCTCGACCAGCAGGTCGCGGTGCCCGCCTACTTCCTGCCCGGCAACACTCCCGACTACTGGAACCAGCTCAACACGATGACCGGCAAGCCGGGCGTCGTGGTCGCCAACGTCGCCAACGGCCCGGGCAACCTGGCCAAGCCGGCCTACACCTCCGCCCTGTCGGCCGCGCACGCCGCCGGGATGAAGGTCATCGGCTACGTGGACACCGGCTACTTCGGCACCACCGGCCTGGCCGCGAACCGGACCCGGCTCGGCTCGCCGGCCGTCGAGGACTGGCGGGCGCAGATCCAGTCCGACATCAACAAGTGGTACGAGTTCTACGGCTCCTCCATCGACGGCATCTTCTTCGACCAGGCGCAGAACGCGTGCGGGCCGGCCACGGGCAGCGAGACCTGGGTGAGCCTGTACCGCGAGGCCACCGCGTACGTGAAGGCGTACCACCCGGGCGCGACCACCATCGCCAACCCCGGTGTCTCGCCCGCCGCCTGCTACCAGGACGCCGCCGACATCCTGGTCACCTTCGAGGGCTCCTACAGCTCCTACCAGAACCGGCAGGCCCCCTACCTGCCGTCGGCCTGGGAGGCCACCGCCGACCCGAAGCGGATCTGGCACCTGGTCTACGACGTGCCCGACGCGGCGGCCATGGCCACGGTCATCGCCACGTCCAAGGCCGACAACGCCGGCTACGTGTACGTGACCGACGACAAGCTGGACAACCCGTGGGACACGCTGCCCTCGTACCTGTCGTCGCAGGTGACGGCGGCGAAGGGCAGCGGCGGCGCGGCTCCGGCGAAGCCCGCCACGCCGGCCGCGAGCCTGGTCAAGGCCACGAGCGCGCGCCTGAGCTGGGCCTCCGCCGCCTACCCCGGCGTGGTCGGCTACGACGTCTACCAGGGCAGCGTGAAGATCGGCGGCACGGCCAACCTCACGCCGTCGGCGACCGCCTTCGACGTGGGCGGGCTCACGGCCGCCACCGCGTACTCCTTCACCGTCAAGGCGCGCGACCGGGCGGGCAACGTCTCCGCCGCCAGCACGGCCCTGGCGGTGACCACCGCGGCGGCCAGCGCGAGCGCCCCCACCGTGCCCGGCAAGCCGGTGGCCTCGAACGTCGGCCCGACCAGCGTCAAGCTGACCTGGACCGCCTCGGCGGACAGCGACTCCGGCGACAGCGTGGCCTTCTACGACGTGTTCAGGAACGGCGTGCGCGAGCTGTCCCTGCCCGGCGGCCTGACCAGCGTCAACCTCGGCGGCCTGGCGCTCAACACGTCCTACGGCTTCACCGTGCGGGCCCGTGACACGACCGGCCGCGCCTCGGCGCAGACGGCCGCGACGACCATCACCACCACCGACCCGGTGCCCGTCACCGGCGCGGCGGCGGCGATGGACGAGAACAACGCGACCTACCAGGCGCAGTTCAACCTGCCCTACAGCGGCCACCACGTCTTCATCGACACCGACGCCGACTACCAGACCGGCTGGTCGGTGAACACGATCGGCGCCGAGTACATGATCGAGAACAACGCGCTGTTCCAGAAGACCGGGGACCCGGGCCAGTGGACCTGGACCGCGGTGCCCGGCGTGACCCCGCTGGTCTCCGACGCCGGCGGCCTCTACAAGTGGTCCGTGCCCTCCTGGCTGCTGACCGGCGCGGGTCTCACCCACAAGATCGTCTTCCATGGCACGGACGGCGACCGGAACGACTACGCCGCGAACGTCCTCACCGTCACCGCCCCCTCCACCCCGGTCGCCCCCATCGCCGGCGCGGTGGCGGCGGTCAGCGCGGACTCGGCGACCTACACGGCCAAGTTCAACCTGCCGTACACCACCTACCACGTCTTCATCGACACCGACGCCAACTACCAGACCGGCTGGTCGGTGAACACGATCGGCGCCGAGTACATGATCGAGAACAACCTCCTGTTCAAGAAGACCGGAGCCTCGGCCGACTGGGCGTGGAGCCAGGTGGCCGGCGTCAGCCCGCTGGTCTCCAGCACGGACGGCCTCTACAAGTGGTCGGTGCCGCTGTCGCAGCTGACCGGCACGGGCAACGTCCAGAAGATCGTCTTCCATGCCACGGACGGCACGCGCAACGACTACGCGCCGAGCGTGATCAGCCTCACCACGAGCTGA
- a CDS encoding ABC transporter substrate-binding protein, translating into MSRKKTRALLALAGLLTATAACGGGGEGGDGPVTLDYVMWVDSQVPAYKQCADAFTRKNPGITIKLSSVAWAQYWQNLTTQVVSGTAPDVFRDSVAYYPQFARNNQLLDLTEYVERDKVDLGQYQKGLADVWVRDGKRYGLPLDWDTIGVFYNKDQVKAAGLDPAGFAEWTWNPQDGGTFEKAIAALSVDDKGRRGTDPDFDKEHVKVYGIAPDYNTGALGQTGWAAFAASNGFTYLDKNPFGTKYFYDDPKLAETIDWFAGLIKKGYAPPYDKQSALGGDAVLQGGKTAMVMAGSWMAKPYLDNKTLNLDVAPLPAGPQGRRTPINGVSDAIYAGTEHKEEAWQWVKFTASAECQDLIAATTEVLPAITTSSEKALAAHEAAGRNVKPFVDEAKAAGGTFLLPVTDNADKINEIMDAAISSVLLGSADARTALPKANTEVNALFQ; encoded by the coding sequence ATGTCCCGCAAGAAGACTCGCGCCCTCCTGGCCCTGGCCGGCCTCCTCACCGCCACCGCGGCGTGCGGCGGCGGCGGCGAAGGCGGCGACGGGCCCGTCACGCTCGACTACGTGATGTGGGTCGACAGCCAGGTGCCCGCCTACAAGCAGTGCGCCGACGCCTTCACCAGGAAGAACCCCGGCATCACGATCAAGCTCAGCTCGGTGGCGTGGGCGCAGTACTGGCAGAACCTGACCACCCAGGTCGTCTCGGGCACCGCCCCCGACGTCTTCCGCGACTCGGTGGCCTACTATCCGCAGTTCGCCAGGAACAACCAGCTCCTCGACCTCACCGAGTACGTCGAGCGCGACAAGGTGGACCTCGGCCAGTACCAGAAGGGCCTGGCCGACGTGTGGGTGCGCGACGGCAAGCGGTACGGCCTGCCGCTCGACTGGGACACCATCGGGGTCTTCTACAACAAGGACCAGGTGAAGGCGGCCGGCCTCGACCCGGCCGGCTTCGCCGAGTGGACGTGGAACCCGCAGGACGGCGGCACGTTCGAGAAGGCGATCGCCGCGCTCAGCGTGGACGACAAGGGCCGCAGGGGCACCGACCCGGACTTCGACAAGGAGCACGTCAAGGTCTACGGCATCGCGCCCGACTACAACACCGGCGCGCTCGGCCAGACCGGCTGGGCGGCGTTCGCGGCCAGCAACGGCTTCACGTACCTCGACAAGAACCCGTTCGGCACCAAGTACTTCTACGACGACCCCAAGCTGGCCGAGACCATCGACTGGTTCGCCGGGCTGATCAAGAAGGGGTACGCGCCGCCGTACGACAAGCAGTCGGCGCTCGGCGGCGACGCGGTGCTGCAGGGCGGCAAGACCGCGATGGTCATGGCCGGGTCGTGGATGGCCAAGCCGTACCTCGACAACAAGACGCTCAACCTGGACGTCGCGCCGCTGCCGGCCGGGCCGCAGGGCCGCAGGACGCCGATCAACGGCGTCTCCGACGCGATCTACGCCGGCACCGAGCACAAGGAGGAGGCGTGGCAGTGGGTCAAGTTCACCGCCTCCGCCGAGTGCCAGGACCTGATCGCCGCCACCACCGAGGTGCTGCCCGCCATCACCACCTCCTCCGAGAAGGCCCTGGCCGCGCACGAGGCCGCCGGGCGGAACGTCAAGCCGTTCGTGGACGAGGCCAAGGCGGCGGGCGGCACGTTCCTGCTGCCCGTCACCGACAACGCCGACAAGATCAACGAAATCATGGACGCCGCCATCTCGTCGGTGCTGCTCGGCAGCGCCGACGCGAGGACGGCGCTCCCCAAGGCCAACACCGAAGTCAACGCACTGTTCCAGTAA
- a CDS encoding carbohydrate ABC transporter permease: MTATITRGKPAFKPAFKPAHSAEGGQGRHALLFLLPALVGFAAFYLYPSVRGLWLSLTDWNLLSDPEFVALDNYAELATDPLFWKALLLTGYNTVLNLVGQITLALLLAALMHRLTKSVVLRATLLLPWLVPNVATALLWLWLLDANLGFVNQLLDAAGLDTHGFFNAPAEAMPSVAAVTTWASVGYVALLLYAGMLQIPSSVYEAAAMDGAGEVRTFFRITLPLLRPVLALVLVVSVIGCFQIFDTIAVATKGGPVNATKVIYYYIYQEAFTHFRMGYAAAMALSLVLILGVLTWVQMRLMRASDSDLG; this comes from the coding sequence ATGACCGCGACGATCACCCGGGGGAAGCCGGCGTTCAAGCCCGCCTTCAAGCCGGCGCACAGCGCGGAGGGCGGCCAGGGCCGGCACGCGCTGCTGTTCCTGCTGCCGGCGCTGGTGGGCTTCGCCGCGTTCTACCTGTACCCGAGCGTACGCGGCCTGTGGCTGTCGCTGACCGACTGGAACCTGCTGTCGGACCCCGAGTTCGTCGCGCTGGACAACTACGCCGAGCTGGCGACGGACCCGCTGTTCTGGAAGGCGCTGCTGCTCACCGGCTACAACACGGTGCTCAACCTGGTCGGCCAGATCACGCTGGCGCTGCTGCTGGCCGCGCTCATGCACCGGCTGACCAAGTCGGTGGTGCTGCGGGCCACGCTGCTGCTGCCCTGGCTGGTGCCGAACGTGGCCACCGCGCTGCTGTGGCTGTGGCTGCTGGACGCCAACCTCGGCTTCGTCAACCAGCTCCTGGACGCCGCGGGTCTGGACACGCACGGCTTCTTCAACGCCCCGGCCGAGGCCATGCCCAGCGTGGCCGCGGTGACCACCTGGGCCTCGGTCGGGTACGTGGCGCTGCTGCTGTACGCGGGCATGCTGCAGATCCCGTCGTCGGTGTACGAGGCGGCCGCGATGGACGGCGCGGGCGAGGTGCGCACCTTCTTCCGCATCACCCTGCCGCTGCTGCGCCCGGTGCTGGCGCTGGTGCTGGTGGTCTCGGTGATCGGCTGCTTCCAGATCTTCGACACGATCGCGGTCGCCACCAAGGGCGGCCCGGTCAACGCCACCAAGGTCATCTACTACTACATCTACCAGGAGGCGTTCACCCACTTCCGGATGGGCTACGCGGCGGCCATGGCGCTCAGCCTGGTGCTGATCCTCGGCGTGCTCACCTGGGTGCAGATGCGCCTGATGCGCGCCTCCGACTCGGACCTCGGATAG
- a CDS encoding alcohol dehydrogenase catalytic domain-containing protein, with translation MKALVFTAPGVVEPQEVPEPEVGPGEVLVHVVTSGICGSELHGVRTPGFRVPPLVMGHEFAGRTDDGRAVTVNPILSCGACDVCARGLRNVCRDRRIIGVHRPGAFAERVAVPAAAVVPVADGLGWTAAGVTEPAANAVHAWRLAGRPTGARVGVIGAGAIGLTCLQVALSGGAASVEIADRAPGRLEIAARLGASAAGPELTGEYDVVFDAVGAAATHEQSLARLRPGGAAVWLGLADHVAGFDAADLVRGEKRVLGSFAYDEADFADALTLVAGWDLSWVETFPLAEGAAVFTALMNGRATPVKALLTPEER, from the coding sequence ATGAAGGCCCTGGTCTTCACCGCGCCGGGCGTCGTGGAACCGCAGGAGGTGCCGGAGCCCGAGGTCGGCCCCGGCGAGGTGCTCGTGCACGTGGTCACGTCCGGCATCTGCGGCAGCGAGCTGCACGGCGTCAGGACCCCCGGGTTCCGGGTGCCGCCGCTGGTGATGGGGCACGAGTTCGCCGGCCGCACCGACGACGGGCGGGCCGTCACCGTCAACCCGATCCTGTCCTGCGGCGCCTGCGACGTGTGCGCCCGCGGCCTGCGCAACGTGTGCCGGGACCGGCGCATCATCGGCGTGCACCGGCCCGGCGCGTTCGCCGAGCGGGTCGCGGTGCCGGCCGCCGCCGTGGTGCCGGTGGCCGACGGGCTCGGCTGGACCGCCGCCGGCGTCACCGAGCCGGCCGCGAACGCCGTGCACGCCTGGCGCCTGGCCGGCCGGCCCACCGGGGCCAGGGTCGGCGTCATCGGCGCCGGCGCCATCGGCCTGACCTGCCTGCAGGTCGCGCTGTCCGGCGGCGCCGCCTCGGTCGAGATCGCCGACCGCGCGCCCGGGCGGCTGGAGATCGCCGCCCGGCTCGGCGCGAGCGCCGCCGGCCCGGAGCTGACCGGCGAGTACGACGTCGTCTTCGACGCGGTCGGCGCCGCCGCCACGCACGAGCAGTCGCTGGCCCGCCTGCGCCCCGGCGGCGCCGCCGTCTGGCTGGGCCTGGCCGACCACGTGGCCGGCTTCGACGCCGCCGATCTGGTCCGCGGCGAGAAGCGGGTGCTCGGCTCCTTCGCCTACGACGAGGCCGACTTCGCCGACGCCCTCACCCTGGTCGCCGGCTGGGACCTGAGCTGGGTCGAGACCTTCCCCCTGGCCGAGGGCGCGGCCGTGTTCACCGCGCTGATGAACGGGCGCGCCACGCCCGTCAAGGCGCTGCTCACCCCGGAAGAGAGGTAG
- a CDS encoding amidohydrolase family protein, translating to MCDADLPLSRYRPVSQLRVPVHEVDRARVPAVDAHIHLGRWLTDDGGWMVKDVPALIGLMDELNLRGMVNLDGRWGRELAENIERYDAAHPGRFATFCHVDWSQAGEPGFGERLAGQLRRNVAEGAAGLKVWKDVGLRVRDHRGELVMLDDERLDPLWQAVAEAGIPIALHTADPVAFFEPADERNERLELLAARPDWNFSGPEFPPFERLMEAMEAMIARHPATTVIGVHAGCWPENLGFAGRLLDAYPNFHIDIAARLAELGRQPRATRALMLRHPGRVLFGTDEIPPEREVYRIHFRFMETDDEAFAHSLDDPPLMGRWTISGLGLPDDVLRQVYADNALKLVPRLA from the coding sequence ATGTGTGACGCCGACCTGCCCCTGTCCAGGTACCGGCCGGTCTCCCAGCTCCGGGTGCCGGTCCACGAGGTGGACCGGGCCCGGGTGCCCGCCGTGGACGCCCACATCCACCTCGGCCGCTGGCTCACCGACGACGGCGGCTGGATGGTCAAGGACGTCCCGGCCCTGATCGGCCTCATGGACGAGCTGAACCTGCGCGGCATGGTCAACCTCGACGGCCGCTGGGGCCGGGAGCTGGCCGAGAACATCGAGCGCTACGACGCCGCCCACCCGGGCAGGTTCGCCACGTTCTGCCACGTCGACTGGTCGCAGGCCGGCGAGCCGGGCTTCGGCGAGCGGCTGGCCGGCCAGCTCCGGCGCAACGTCGCCGAGGGCGCGGCCGGGCTGAAGGTCTGGAAGGACGTCGGCCTGCGGGTCCGCGACCACCGCGGCGAGCTGGTGATGCTCGACGACGAGCGGCTGGACCCGCTGTGGCAGGCGGTGGCCGAGGCCGGGATCCCGATCGCGCTGCACACCGCCGACCCGGTCGCCTTCTTCGAGCCGGCCGACGAGCGCAACGAGCGGCTGGAGCTGCTGGCGGCCCGGCCCGACTGGAACTTCTCCGGGCCGGAGTTCCCGCCGTTCGAGCGGCTGATGGAGGCCATGGAGGCGATGATCGCCCGGCACCCGGCGACCACGGTGATCGGCGTGCACGCCGGCTGCTGGCCGGAGAACCTGGGCTTCGCCGGCCGGCTGCTGGACGCCTACCCGAACTTCCACATCGACATCGCCGCCCGCCTCGCCGAGCTGGGCCGCCAGCCGCGCGCCACCCGCGCGCTCATGCTGCGCCACCCCGGCCGGGTGCTGTTCGGCACCGACGAGATCCCGCCGGAGCGCGAGGTCTACCGCATCCACTTCCGCTTCATGGAGACCGACGACGAGGCGTTCGCGCACTCGCTGGACGACCCGCCGCTGATGGGCCGCTGGACGATCTCCGGCCTCGGCCTGCCGGACGACGTGCTGCGCCAGGTGTACGCGGACAACGCGCTCAAGCTGGTGCCGAGGCTGGCATGA
- the melA gene encoding alpha-galactosidase → MARIVLVGAGSITFAKNLLSDLMTFPELSDATIVLHDIDAARLATAEAMARWMAAELGIGAKIEAHADRRAAVEGADHVINEIAVGGLEAVRRDFEIPASYGVRQTIADTLGIGGIFRALRTIPVMVGIGDDLAELAPDATLFTYTNPMSMIPWSVYAGTAFTNVVGVCHAARDTQKTLARMVGVPEEEISFLTAGVNHQAFVLRFERDGENLYDRLDALIERDPELARRVRVEVYRNFGYFPTESSEHGAEYLPWFLPHEEEVARYRVPVGVYLEWLADGFEEYEAYKRSLEEGRGVPIRRGEELASLAIHSMETGTPRMIHGNVRNAGLISNLPQEATVEVPCHVDRAGVQPVRVGELPAQVAALNRTFLNVSELTVKAALEGRRDHVYQAAMLDPNTAATLPVRRIRELVDDLIAAHGDLLPEGVRNV, encoded by the coding sequence ATGGCCCGCATCGTCCTCGTGGGCGCCGGCAGCATCACCTTCGCCAAGAACCTGCTCTCCGACCTCATGACCTTCCCTGAGCTGTCGGACGCGACGATCGTGCTGCACGACATCGACGCCGCCCGGCTCGCCACCGCCGAGGCCATGGCCCGGTGGATGGCCGCCGAGCTCGGCATCGGCGCGAAGATCGAGGCGCACGCCGACCGGCGGGCGGCCGTCGAGGGCGCCGACCACGTCATCAACGAGATCGCCGTGGGCGGCCTGGAGGCGGTCAGGCGCGACTTCGAGATCCCGGCCTCCTACGGCGTGCGCCAGACCATCGCCGACACCCTCGGCATCGGCGGGATCTTCCGGGCGCTGCGCACGATCCCGGTCATGGTCGGCATCGGCGACGACCTGGCCGAGCTGGCCCCGGACGCCACCCTGTTCACCTACACCAACCCGATGTCGATGATCCCGTGGTCGGTGTACGCGGGCACCGCGTTCACGAACGTCGTCGGCGTCTGCCACGCCGCCCGCGACACCCAGAAGACCCTGGCCAGGATGGTCGGCGTGCCGGAGGAGGAGATCTCCTTCCTCACCGCGGGCGTCAACCACCAGGCGTTCGTGCTGCGCTTCGAGCGCGACGGCGAGAACCTCTACGACCGCCTCGACGCGCTCATCGAGCGGGACCCCGAGCTGGCCCGCCGGGTCCGCGTCGAGGTCTACCGCAACTTCGGCTACTTCCCGACCGAGTCCAGCGAGCACGGCGCCGAGTACCTGCCGTGGTTCCTGCCGCACGAGGAGGAGGTGGCCCGCTACCGCGTCCCGGTCGGCGTCTACCTGGAGTGGCTGGCCGACGGCTTCGAGGAGTACGAGGCGTACAAGCGGTCGCTGGAGGAGGGCCGGGGCGTGCCGATCAGGCGCGGCGAGGAGCTGGCCTCCCTCGCGATCCACTCCATGGAGACCGGCACCCCCCGCATGATCCACGGCAACGTGCGCAACGCCGGCCTCATCTCCAACCTGCCGCAGGAGGCCACCGTCGAGGTGCCCTGCCACGTGGACCGGGCCGGGGTGCAGCCGGTGCGGGTCGGCGAGCTGCCCGCCCAGGTCGCCGCACTCAACCGCACGTTCCTCAACGTCAGCGAGCTGACCGTGAAGGCGGCGCTGGAGGGCCGCCGCGACCACGTCTACCAGGCCGCCATGCTCGACCCCAACACCGCCGCGACGCTCCCGGTCCGCAGGATCCGCGAGCTGGTGGACGACCTGATCGCGGCCCACGGCGACCTGCTGCCCGAGGGGGTCAGGAATGTGTGA
- a CDS encoding carbohydrate ABC transporter permease — protein sequence MRAGRIAAWAVLGLAVLVTVFPFWWMVRTALTDAHHLFSDNFSLWPQHFTWANFKRVLGLSSLAEAQAAGGSGASLDFVLYLRNSVVYTAVVVAVQTLSCAMAAYALARLRFRGREALFSAFVAALMVPPIFTLLPNFALVRNLGLLNTFAGLVAPILLMTPFTVFFLRQFFLSLPREVEEAAVIDGAGVWGVFWRVALPMSRGPLITIALINGVHAWKDYLWPLLVGQEEGSRVLTVALGVFLQQSPNARPDWTGLMAGSTLSVIPVLLLLLVFGKRLANSLNFTGIK from the coding sequence ATGCGCGCAGGCCGGATCGCCGCCTGGGCGGTGCTGGGGCTGGCCGTCCTGGTGACCGTGTTCCCGTTCTGGTGGATGGTGCGCACGGCGCTGACCGACGCCCACCACCTGTTCTCCGACAACTTCTCGCTGTGGCCGCAGCACTTCACCTGGGCGAACTTCAAGCGGGTGCTGGGCCTTTCCTCCCTGGCCGAGGCGCAGGCCGCCGGCGGCTCGGGCGCCTCCCTCGACTTCGTGCTGTACCTGCGCAACTCGGTCGTCTACACGGCGGTCGTGGTCGCGGTGCAGACGCTGTCGTGCGCGATGGCCGCCTACGCCCTGGCCCGGCTGCGCTTCCGCGGCAGGGAGGCGCTGTTCTCCGCGTTCGTGGCCGCGCTGATGGTCCCGCCGATCTTCACGCTGCTGCCGAACTTCGCCCTCGTCCGCAACCTGGGCCTGCTCAACACCTTCGCCGGGCTGGTCGCGCCGATCCTGCTGATGACCCCGTTCACGGTCTTCTTCCTGCGGCAGTTCTTCCTGTCGCTGCCGCGCGAGGTGGAGGAGGCCGCCGTCATCGACGGCGCGGGCGTGTGGGGCGTCTTCTGGCGGGTCGCGCTGCCCATGTCGCGGGGCCCGCTCATCACCATCGCCCTCATCAACGGCGTCCACGCCTGGAAGGACTACCTCTGGCCGCTGCTCGTCGGCCAGGAGGAGGGCAGCCGGGTGCTCACCGTCGCGCTCGGCGTCTTCCTGCAGCAGTCGCCCAACGCCCGCCCCGACTGGACGGGCCTGATGGCCGGCTCGACCCTCTCCGTCATCCCCGTCCTGCTGCTCCTGCTGGTCTTCGGCAAGCGGCTGGCCAACTCGCTCAACTTCACCGGCATCAAGTAA
- a CDS encoding SpoIIE family protein phosphatase: MGAVGEPEEPEESGGGHGDSGLTFEMLDPAPVGVAVTRGPDHRLIYTNALYRSLFSDPAGEVSLEEALAEFLRRFYRPRFDHVYTTGEPLVITTEPELPMKGRPENAGRFFTSSLSRVVFGPGDHGVLAMVMDVTEQVTAARRLADLAEERRRVVRRLASLMRVSAEIVWVTSREGFVHEPSPSWERVTGQSWEDYRGQGWLDSVHPDDRRATIKSWSKAVGDVTGTWEHVYRLRTAGGGYRHFQLRAVPICEDGQVVEWVGSSTDIEEQWQERRRQDLLDRAAAATSGLRSLEEMLGALADVIVPELADGCGVYLVTDLTDERRGGAPLVVERMATAARPGLARLPPYSEERLPERNAFVKAIRRRKPLLKSFPAGSTPKDLVPEGTYPWLADNDANGLLILPVVVDGAVPAVVCAVTCGDRPALSRSDAQLISQLFDHAHDALSRAIRFQRAQQVALALQYSLLAEPPRLPGLRIVARYRASPSAAEVGGDWYDSFVLPDGVPVLVIGDVAGHDLTAAVAMSQLRNMLRALAMDRCEPPGDILARLNTAMGSLSGEVTATCVYARVEEDDGTHRLHYAVAGHPPPLLVTPGRPGRFLDEAVSPLLGIPGGVPRGSWTEPLPPGGTLLLYTDGLVERPGEHLDRGLERLRLAAERLADRPLDKFCDQLLSGLPTSGLDDIAVIALRLPPSPSDNH; this comes from the coding sequence ATGGGTGCTGTTGGCGAGCCGGAAGAACCGGAGGAAAGCGGGGGTGGGCACGGGGACAGCGGGCTGACGTTCGAGATGCTCGACCCCGCGCCGGTCGGGGTGGCGGTGACGCGGGGCCCCGACCACCGGCTGATCTACACCAACGCCCTCTACCGGTCGCTGTTCAGCGACCCGGCGGGCGAGGTCTCGCTGGAGGAGGCGCTGGCGGAGTTCCTGCGCCGCTTCTACCGGCCGCGCTTCGACCACGTCTACACCACGGGCGAGCCCCTGGTGATCACGACCGAGCCGGAGCTGCCCATGAAGGGCCGCCCGGAGAACGCCGGGCGCTTCTTCACCTCCAGCCTGTCGCGCGTCGTCTTCGGGCCCGGCGACCACGGCGTGCTGGCCATGGTCATGGACGTCACCGAGCAGGTCACCGCCGCCCGCCGGCTCGCCGACCTCGCCGAGGAGCGCCGCCGCGTGGTGCGCCGGCTGGCGAGCCTGATGCGGGTCAGCGCCGAGATCGTCTGGGTGACCAGCAGGGAGGGCTTCGTGCACGAGCCGAGCCCGAGCTGGGAACGGGTCACCGGCCAGTCGTGGGAGGACTACCGCGGCCAGGGCTGGCTCGACTCGGTCCACCCCGACGACCGGCGGGCCACGATCAAGTCGTGGTCGAAGGCGGTCGGCGACGTCACCGGCACGTGGGAGCACGTCTACCGGCTGCGCACCGCCGGCGGCGGCTACCGGCACTTCCAGCTCCGCGCCGTCCCGATCTGCGAGGACGGCCAGGTCGTGGAGTGGGTGGGGTCCAGCACCGACATCGAGGAGCAGTGGCAGGAACGGCGGCGGCAGGACCTGCTGGACCGGGCGGCGGCGGCCACGTCGGGGCTGCGCAGCCTGGAGGAGATGCTGGGCGCGCTGGCCGACGTGATCGTGCCCGAGCTGGCCGACGGCTGCGGCGTCTACCTGGTGACCGACCTCACCGACGAGCGGCGCGGCGGCGCGCCGCTCGTCGTCGAGCGGATGGCCACCGCCGCCCGGCCGGGCCTGGCGCGGCTGCCGCCCTACAGCGAGGAGCGCCTGCCCGAGCGGAACGCGTTCGTCAAGGCCATCCGGCGGCGCAAGCCCCTGCTGAAGTCGTTCCCCGCGGGCTCGACGCCGAAGGACCTCGTGCCCGAGGGCACCTACCCGTGGCTGGCCGACAACGACGCCAACGGCCTGCTGATCCTGCCCGTCGTGGTCGACGGCGCGGTGCCCGCGGTGGTCTGCGCGGTGACCTGCGGCGACCGGCCCGCGCTCAGCCGGTCCGACGCCCAGCTCATCAGCCAGCTCTTCGACCACGCGCACGACGCGCTGAGCCGGGCCATCCGCTTCCAGCGCGCCCAGCAGGTCGCGCTGGCCCTGCAGTACAGCCTGCTCGCCGAGCCGCCGCGGCTGCCCGGCCTGCGCATCGTGGCCCGCTACCGGGCCAGCCCGAGCGCGGCCGAGGTGGGCGGCGACTGGTACGACTCGTTCGTGTTGCCCGACGGCGTCCCGGTGCTGGTCATCGGCGACGTGGCCGGGCACGACCTGACCGCCGCCGTCGCGATGAGCCAGCTCCGCAACATGTTGCGCGCCCTGGCGATGGACCGCTGCGAGCCGCCGGGCGACATCCTCGCCCGGCTCAACACGGCGATGGGCTCGCTGTCCGGCGAGGTCACCGCCACCTGCGTGTACGCCCGCGTGGAGGAGGACGACGGAACCCACCGGCTGCACTACGCGGTGGCCGGTCACCCGCCGCCGCTGCTGGTCACGCCGGGCCGCCCGGGCCGCTTCCTGGACGAGGCGGTCAGCCCGCTGCTCGGCATCCCCGGCGGCGTGCCGCGCGGGTCGTGGACGGAGCCGCTGCCGCCGGGCGGCACGCTGCTGCTCTACACCGACGGGCTGGTGGAGCGGCCGGGCGAGCATCTCGACCGCGGGCTGGAGCGGCTGCGGCTGGCGGCGGAGCGGCTGGCGGACCGGCCGCTGGACAAGTTCTGCGACCAGTTGCTGAGCGGGCTTCCGACGAGCGGCCTGGACGACATCGCGGTGATAGCCCTGCGGTTGCCGCCCTCGCCGTCCGACAACCACTGA